The sequence below is a genomic window from bacterium.
TTCCACAATCAATTTCTACCTATTTCTATAAATTTCAATCTATTTCTATTATCTTATCTCCATATCACTCTTATCTCCTTATCCCCTTTCTTACACTTTTGATATATAGCCTGAACGGTTACCTTTTAAGGAATCAATGCGTTAATTTTCGCTGAGAATTGCTGATTCTTTTTATAGACGGTATTAAGTCAAAGTCTTCGTCGTATGAAAAAATATCTGAAAGATTATTATTAAGCATATAATTGATAATAAAAGAATCGTTGTAGTTAAGTAGTCCCTTATGTTCTTTTAAGGTAGTCATTATTGAAAAATGATATGATTTTATATATTCACTTACCCATAAAATTTTGTCAAAATAAACTGTTTCCATTTTTGATAGGGCAACTATAAAATTTTCTGGTTGGTTTTTACTTTCAAAACGTTTAGCCAAAACATTAATTGATTCATTAATAACAATATCTAAAATAATGAAGTTGGTATTTTCAGGTAAATTGGTCAAAATTTCTTTTGTGGTTTTAAACCATTTGTCATTTTCATCAATAATGGAAATCAATACATTTGTGTCAAGAATTATATTATTCATTATATATATCCTCACATTCTTTGACAGCATCTCCGCCTACTGCACAAACAGTTCCTTTTTTAAGTAATTCTTTAGTTGAAATTCCTGGGACTTTTTTTTGCTCAGATATATCAGTTCTAAGTGAATATTTAGCCACTAAATAACCATAGAAATCAAATAATTCCTGTTTGGCAATTGGCGGAAGGATAGAAACATTAAAATTGTCTATATATTCAACGGTTTGCATTGAATGCCCTCCTTATCAAAAATCAACTTGTTAAATATATTATAACCTTATAAGATAGAAAAGTCAATAAAAATATATTAAATGCCTGTGATTCAGACACTGGACATCAGACACAAGACTATAGATTCTATTTATGCAGGAAATTAGTGACATTTGGGAAACCATCCTCAAAACTTCACTCCCTGAATTTTTCCTAAGCCTTACCTATAATCAGTGACTATGTCAGTGTCAGTATCAGTTAAGGAAATGTTTTCAACACTTCCAACTCTTCCAACATTCTTCTGCAATTTCTGCCCGCTTTAGTCTGATGTCTATAATCTACTGTCTGAATCACAGTATTAAATGCCACTGATTCAGAAATGCGGTTGCAAAATTTGTAAGTGTTCAATTGGTGTAAGAAAGGAGATAGGGAGAGAACAGAGGAAGATAACTGACATTATCCGAAAAATATAACTTTGTAACCGTTCACCGCAAGATGCCGCAGAGACGCAGAGAAAAAAATTAAAATCTATTCACCAGAGACAGAAATTTCCTTTTTTTTGTGCATTTCGGGTCTTTCGTTGTTTATTAATCTTTTAATACGGACTTTCGACTAACTGTTTTTAAGCCTTTTTAAACACCGAAAAACACGAAAAAGACGAAAAAAAAGATATTTTCCTCTCTGCGAACTCTTGCGTCTCTGCGGTGAATTACTATCTGAACAGTTACCCGTTGTCTCTGGTGGTCGGCGGCAACAAGTTGTCAGGCGGTTCTCTTTACGGCAAGA
It includes:
- a CDS encoding type II toxin-antitoxin system VapC family toxin, whose protein sequence is MNNIILDTNVLISIIDENDKWFKTTKEILTNLPENTNFIILDIVINESINVLAKRFESKNQPENFIVALSKMETVYFDKILWVSEYIKSYHFSIMTTLKEHKGLLNYNDSFIINYMLNNNLSDIFSYDEDFDLIPSIKRISNSQRKLTH